A single Phycisphaeraceae bacterium DNA region contains:
- a CDS encoding pseudouridine-5'-phosphate glycosidase: MTTGTPRIALETTLLLHGVPREAAMPLAAALRGIVRENGAEAALVGVIRGEPTVGVSDEQLQGMLDEVAAAGADGVGVPKLNTSNIGVAMHRGLTGATTVSTTMEIAAARGVMTFATGGLGGVHKGYGVTLDISADLAAFTRFPVAVVTAGVKSILDVAATREALEALGVPVIGFRTDWFPAFYLRKTDPLIAVDARFDDAAELGRFARREIHRTGRGMVIVNPIPEGQEIAPAQWDQWLSTSMKRALAAGVMGRAVTPFVLKTLHEVSEGVTLRANVDLVKSNAAVAAQVARAMLAERAG; the protein is encoded by the coding sequence ATGACCACCGGCACACCGCGCATAGCGCTCGAGACCACCCTGCTGCTCCACGGCGTTCCGCGCGAGGCGGCGATGCCGCTGGCGGCGGCGCTGCGGGGGATCGTGCGGGAGAACGGGGCGGAGGCGGCGCTGGTGGGGGTGATCAGGGGCGAGCCGACGGTGGGGGTGAGCGATGAACAGTTGCAGGGGATGCTCGATGAGGTCGCGGCGGCGGGGGCGGACGGGGTTGGGGTGCCCAAGCTCAATACGTCGAACATCGGGGTGGCGATGCACCGGGGGCTGACGGGGGCGACGACGGTCTCGACGACGATGGAGATCGCCGCGGCGCGGGGCGTGATGACGTTTGCGACCGGGGGGCTTGGGGGGGTGCACAAGGGGTACGGGGTGACGCTGGACATCTCGGCGGACCTGGCGGCGTTCACGCGGTTTCCGGTCGCGGTGGTGACGGCGGGGGTGAAGTCGATCCTGGATGTCGCGGCGACGCGCGAGGCGCTGGAGGCGCTGGGTGTGCCGGTCATCGGGTTCCGGACGGACTGGTTCCCGGCGTTCTACCTGAGGAAGACGGACCCGCTGATCGCGGTGGATGCAAGGTTCGACGACGCCGCGGAGCTCGGGCGCTTCGCGAGGCGGGAGATCCACAGGACCGGGCGGGGGATGGTGATCGTGAACCCGATCCCCGAGGGGCAGGAGATCGCGCCGGCGCAGTGGGACCAGTGGCTGAGCACCTCGATGAAGCGGGCGCTCGCGGCGGGGGTGATGGGGCGCGCAGTGACGCCGTTCGTGCTCAAGACGCTGCACGAGGTTTCGGAGGGGGTTACGCTGCGGGCGAACGTTGACCTGGTCAAGAGCAACGCGGCGGTGGCGGCGCAGGTGGCGCGGGCGATGCTCGCGGAGCGCGCGGGGTAG
- a CDS encoding DUF4230 domain-containing protein — translation MIDITPLILIGTGLALGGLGVWFVTRKFRGWSGSRRRQERIVTQTIAERVRAVGKLVALEVFAKEIATATTGWAWLPPLLLSQARLAMIFNFEKQYFVDLSRVRTEDVERLEPEVAAGVPTGGGRFRVRLPKIEGSLRTIDITPYDIQNARVLGLLDVIPMTADRQRDLMKRAQEQAAELYKSNDERYLREAKLSAERHLKSLMELFGVRVEVVWDEGVPFAARLSGDAPAERSADRAIEAASAAA, via the coding sequence ATGATCGACATCACTCCGCTCATTCTGATCGGGACGGGTTTGGCCCTCGGCGGTCTGGGGGTGTGGTTCGTCACGCGGAAGTTCCGCGGCTGGAGCGGCTCGCGCCGCCGGCAGGAGCGCATCGTCACGCAGACCATTGCGGAACGGGTGCGCGCAGTGGGCAAGCTGGTGGCGCTGGAGGTGTTCGCGAAGGAGATCGCGACCGCGACGACCGGCTGGGCGTGGCTGCCGCCGCTGCTGCTGAGCCAGGCCCGCCTGGCGATGATCTTCAACTTCGAGAAGCAGTACTTCGTCGACCTGTCGCGCGTGCGGACCGAGGACGTTGAGCGCCTGGAGCCGGAGGTGGCGGCGGGTGTGCCGACCGGGGGCGGGCGGTTCAGGGTGCGGCTGCCGAAGATCGAGGGGTCATTGCGGACGATTGACATCACGCCGTACGACATCCAGAACGCACGGGTGCTCGGGTTGCTGGACGTGATCCCGATGACGGCGGACCGGCAGCGCGACCTGATGAAGCGGGCCCAGGAGCAGGCCGCCGAGTTGTACAAGTCCAACGACGAGCGGTACCTGCGCGAGGCCAAGCTCAGCGCGGAGCGGCATCTCAAGTCGCTGATGGAGCTCTTTGGCGTTCGCGTCGAGGTGGTGTGGGACGAGGGCGTCCCGTTCGCGGCTCGGCTGTCGGGGGATGCGCCGGCGGAGCGGTCGGCTGACCGGGCGATCGAAGCGGCGAGCGCCGCGGCGTAG
- a CDS encoding ABC transporter ATP-binding protein, translating to MIDIRKLTKRFGPFVAVDGVSLQVQRGEVLGFLGPNGAGKSTTMKMVTGFLTPTSGTAVVCGFDVTESPLAVKEKIGYLPEGAPAYPEMTPESFLRFVAEVRGLKGAARAKRVAEVTDTVHLEGVMRQPIETLSKGYKRRVGLAAAILHDPDVLIMDEPTDGLDPNQKAEVRGLISEMSPRKAILLSTHILEEVEAVCTRAVIIARGRVVADGTPAQLQARSRYHNAVAMSVRGGAAGAITSELSRVAGVAGVQEMTGERSAAAGNGTVRVIVFPRDGRAILGEVSQAARVKGWEVDEIRVETGRLDEVFRSITGGPGGGGAESGSGGGAVKGGGQ from the coding sequence ATGATCGACATTCGAAAGTTGACCAAGCGGTTCGGGCCCTTTGTCGCGGTGGACGGGGTTTCACTTCAGGTGCAGAGGGGCGAGGTGCTCGGGTTCCTGGGGCCTAACGGCGCCGGGAAATCCACGACGATGAAGATGGTGACCGGTTTCCTGACACCCACCAGCGGCACGGCCGTGGTGTGCGGGTTTGACGTCACCGAGTCGCCGCTGGCAGTGAAGGAGAAGATTGGCTACCTGCCGGAGGGCGCGCCCGCGTACCCGGAGATGACGCCCGAGTCGTTCCTTCGGTTCGTGGCGGAGGTGCGCGGGCTCAAGGGGGCGGCGCGGGCCAAGCGGGTTGCCGAGGTGACCGACACGGTGCACCTGGAGGGGGTGATGCGGCAGCCGATCGAGACACTGTCGAAGGGGTACAAGCGTCGGGTCGGGCTCGCCGCGGCAATCCTGCATGATCCGGATGTGCTGATCATGGATGAGCCGACGGACGGGCTGGACCCGAACCAGAAGGCGGAGGTGCGGGGGTTGATTTCGGAGATGTCGCCGCGGAAGGCGATCCTGCTGTCGACGCACATCCTGGAGGAGGTGGAGGCGGTGTGCACACGGGCGGTAATCATCGCCCGCGGGCGCGTGGTGGCCGATGGGACGCCGGCGCAGTTGCAGGCGCGGTCGCGGTACCACAACGCGGTGGCGATGAGTGTCCGGGGCGGCGCGGCGGGGGCGATCACCAGCGAGTTGTCGCGAGTGGCTGGCGTGGCAGGGGTGCAGGAGATGACGGGGGAGCGGTCCGCGGCGGCCGGGAACGGGACGGTTCGCGTGATCGTGTTCCCTCGTGATGGGAGGGCCATCCTGGGCGAGGTCAGCCAGGCGGCGAGGGTAAAGGGGTGGGAGGTGGACGAAATCAGGGTCGAGACCGGGCGGCTCGACGAGGTGTTCCGATCGATCACCGGCGGGCCGGGCGGGGGCGGTGCCGAGTCGGGGAGCGGCGGCGGGGCTGTGAAGGGAGGCGGGCAATGA
- a CDS encoding ABC transporter permease subunit: protein MTGVARTWAVCKRELGGYFVTPVAYVFIVIFLLVTGMFTFSGALGAFFERGQADLSSFFGFHPWLYLFLIPAVSMRLWAEERKQGTLELLLTLPIPLPAAVAGKFLAAWLFTAVALALTFPVWITVNYLGKPDNGVIVAGYVGSLLMAGGYLAIGSFVSAMTRNQVIAFVITVVVCFLFLIAGFDPVMSAVTGWAPQAVVDAIASFSFLTRFDSISKGVIDARDLVFFVSLMTVFLIGTAVVVESKKS from the coding sequence ATGACCGGCGTGGCGCGCACGTGGGCGGTGTGCAAGCGGGAACTGGGCGGGTACTTCGTCACGCCGGTGGCGTACGTGTTCATCGTGATCTTCCTGCTGGTGACGGGGATGTTCACCTTCTCCGGGGCGCTCGGGGCGTTCTTCGAGCGGGGGCAGGCGGACCTTTCGAGTTTCTTTGGGTTTCATCCGTGGCTGTACCTGTTCCTGATCCCGGCGGTGTCGATGCGGCTGTGGGCGGAGGAGCGCAAGCAGGGGACGCTGGAGCTGCTGCTGACGCTGCCGATCCCGCTGCCGGCCGCGGTAGCCGGGAAGTTCCTGGCGGCGTGGTTGTTCACGGCGGTGGCGTTGGCGCTGACGTTCCCGGTGTGGATCACGGTGAACTACCTCGGCAAGCCGGACAACGGCGTGATCGTGGCCGGGTACGTCGGCAGCCTCCTGATGGCGGGGGGGTACCTGGCGATCGGATCGTTCGTTTCGGCGATGACGCGGAACCAGGTGATCGCGTTCGTGATCACAGTGGTGGTCTGTTTCCTGTTCCTGATCGCGGGGTTCGACCCGGTGATGAGCGCCGTGACGGGGTGGGCTCCGCAGGCGGTGGTGGACGCGATCGCGTCGTTCTCGTTCCTGACGCGGTTCGACTCGATCAGCAAGGGAGTGATCGATGCGCGGGACCTGGTGTTCTTCGTGTCGCTGATGACGGTGTTCCTGATCGGGACGGCGGTCGTGGTCGAGTCGAAGAAGTCGTA